From a single Endozoicomonas euniceicola genomic region:
- a CDS encoding NAD(P)H-flavin reductase yields MDNNVSEQAFDVADIHPAGSDIYRIILKPRSGFVPTYQAGQYLEIVLPNKQPCAFSIASAPLNQQEALELHIQKLPDSSNSALLFDLLHNGCVDVRMPSGNCFLPEPLPETPLVFVAAGTGFSQMKSMVEHCLNLKYSGEIYLYWGARTPADFYLPYLPVEWSARGIHYHPVISDADEDWCGRHGLLYDAILADKDQLLTGHIYLSGSPRMVYTTVDAIEKAGFNRQSMYSDVFDYAPRP; encoded by the coding sequence ATGGACAATAACGTTTCGGAACAGGCTTTTGATGTAGCCGACATTCATCCGGCAGGTTCTGACATTTACCGGATTATCCTGAAACCCCGGTCAGGCTTTGTACCGACTTATCAGGCCGGGCAATACCTGGAAATTGTTCTGCCCAATAAACAGCCCTGTGCCTTTTCCATTGCTTCTGCGCCATTAAATCAGCAGGAAGCCCTTGAACTGCATATACAGAAGCTACCAGACAGCTCAAATTCAGCGCTGCTGTTTGATCTGCTTCACAATGGTTGTGTTGATGTTCGTATGCCCTCAGGCAACTGCTTTCTACCCGAGCCGCTACCAGAAACACCTCTGGTGTTTGTCGCCGCCGGTACAGGCTTTTCCCAGATGAAAAGCATGGTAGAACACTGCCTGAACCTGAAATATTCCGGAGAAATCTATCTATACTGGGGGGCTCGTACGCCTGCTGATTTCTATCTGCCGTACCTGCCTGTGGAATGGTCAGCCAGAGGCATTCATTATCACCCGGTGATCAGTGATGCCGATGAAGACTGGTGTGGACGTCATGGTTTGCTCTATGACGCCATTCTGGCTGACAAAGACCAGCTCCTCACTGGTCATATCTATCTGAGTGGTTCGCCACGAATGGTTTACACGACGGTTGACGCTATTGAAAAAGCCGGCTTTAATCGACAAAGCATGTACTCCGATGTTTTTGACTATGCGCCCAGACCATAA
- the ubiD gene encoding 4-hydroxy-3-polyprenylbenzoate decarboxylase, whose translation MKYRDLRDFIQLLEQQGELKRISAEVDPYLEMTEISDRTLRKKGPALLFENPKGFDTPVLTNLFGTPRRVALGMGQDHVSALKEVGQLLAYLKEPDPPKGFKDALRKLPIFKQVLNMGPRVVNNAPCQEVVLKGDDVDLTRLPIQTCWPGDAAPLVTWPLVITKGPEKDRQNLGIYRQQLLGPNKLIMRWLSHRGGALDYRDWQQKHPDKPFPVAVALGADPATLLGAVTPVPDSLSEYAFAGLLRGSRTELVKCKTSELQVPASAEFVLEGHIHPGEMAEEGPYGDHTGYYNEVESFPVFTVDCITHRKDPIYHSTYTGRPPDEPAVLGVALNEVFVPILKKQFPEIVDFYLPPEGCSYRMAVVTMRKEYPGHAKRIMLGVWSFLRQFMYTKFVIVTDDDVNARDWNDVIWAMTTRMDPKRDSVFIENTPIDYLDFASPVAGLGSKVGFDATNKWQGETDREWGRVITMSDDIKNRVDDRWQELGIFPEE comes from the coding sequence ATGAAATACAGGGACCTTCGAGATTTTATCCAATTGCTGGAACAGCAGGGCGAACTGAAGCGAATAAGCGCTGAAGTTGACCCTTATCTGGAAATGACCGAGATCAGCGACCGAACCCTGCGCAAAAAAGGACCGGCGCTACTGTTTGAAAACCCTAAAGGCTTTGATACGCCCGTGTTAACCAACCTGTTTGGCACACCGCGACGAGTAGCCCTGGGAATGGGTCAGGACCATGTCAGCGCCCTGAAAGAAGTCGGGCAGTTACTCGCTTATCTGAAAGAGCCCGATCCCCCCAAAGGCTTTAAAGATGCCTTGCGAAAGCTTCCGATTTTCAAGCAGGTTTTAAATATGGGACCCAGAGTGGTCAACAATGCCCCCTGCCAGGAAGTGGTGCTGAAAGGTGACGACGTTGATTTAACCCGGCTCCCCATACAAACCTGTTGGCCCGGCGACGCCGCCCCCCTTGTCACCTGGCCTCTGGTTATCACAAAAGGGCCTGAAAAAGACCGCCAGAACCTGGGTATCTACCGCCAGCAACTACTGGGACCCAACAAGCTGATTATGCGCTGGCTGTCCCATCGTGGCGGTGCGCTTGATTACCGGGACTGGCAACAGAAACATCCGGACAAACCTTTCCCTGTTGCCGTTGCATTAGGCGCAGACCCGGCCACCCTTCTTGGCGCGGTGACACCGGTTCCGGATTCGCTGTCAGAATATGCGTTCGCAGGCCTGCTGCGTGGCTCCCGCACCGAGCTGGTCAAATGTAAAACCAGTGAGTTGCAAGTACCTGCCAGCGCCGAGTTTGTTCTGGAAGGACATATCCATCCGGGGGAAATGGCAGAAGAAGGCCCCTATGGTGACCATACCGGCTATTACAACGAAGTCGAATCCTTTCCGGTGTTCACTGTTGACTGCATCACCCACCGCAAAGACCCGATCTACCACAGCACCTATACAGGCCGTCCACCCGATGAACCCGCTGTACTTGGGGTAGCGCTGAATGAAGTGTTCGTTCCGATTCTGAAAAAACAATTTCCGGAAATTGTGGATTTCTACCTGCCACCGGAAGGCTGCTCTTATCGCATGGCCGTTGTCACCATGCGTAAAGAGTATCCGGGACACGCCAAGCGTATTATGCTGGGAGTATGGTCATTTCTCAGACAGTTTATGTATACCAAGTTCGTGATTGTGACAGACGACGACGTCAATGCACGGGACTGGAACGACGTAATATGGGCAATGACCACAAGAATGGATCCCAAACGAGACTCTGTGTTTATTGAAAACACACCCATTGACTATCTGGATTTTGCCTCCCCAGTGGCTGGCTTAGGTTCAAAAGTGGGTTTTGATGCCACCAATAAATGGCAGGGCGAAACAGATCGGGAGTGGGGCAGGGTCATCACCATGAGCGATGACATTAAAAACAGGGTCGACGATCGCTGGCAGGAACTGGGTATTTTTCCAGAGGAATAA
- the ppx gene encoding exopolyphosphatase: MREFGQSETDGQPLVAAIDLGSNSFHMIVARVDQGEIRPVERLGEKVQLAAGLEKDGSLSEAAMERGLNCLAQFAQYMKGRTFQAIRIVGTNALRKARNSDEFVRRAANILPYPIEIIAGREEARLIYLGVAQTQADDNDRRLVVDIGGGSTELIVGERFEPRLLESLHMGCVTFNDRFFSGGHLSPERFQSAYYAARLELLNIEKTYRELSWTDAVGSSGSVRTVSNILQAQGEGDVITRERLDKLKNDLLVFNRTDRIRFPGLKPERQTIFPAGLAILTACFDAFDIEQMQYSDGALREGVLYDMLGRDRHEDVRGRTISALMKRYHVDQGNAEAVRQHALCCFDQVAEEWGLCQGERELLSWAALVCEAGLDISHSQYHRHGAYLIHHSDLMGFSKEQQRKLALLVRGHRRTIPRTLIESDDEEGRLVKLTILLRIAIVLNHIRGTDNEFTYSLKAGDKKLNVSFPDKWLKEHPLTAADFERERIDLIRVGYWLVVD, translated from the coding sequence ATGAGAGAATTCGGTCAAAGTGAAACAGATGGCCAGCCATTGGTAGCGGCTATTGATCTGGGGTCTAACAGCTTCCACATGATTGTGGCCCGGGTCGATCAGGGAGAAATACGGCCTGTCGAGCGGTTGGGCGAGAAAGTTCAGCTGGCTGCCGGTCTGGAAAAAGATGGCAGTTTGTCTGAAGCGGCAATGGAGCGCGGACTCAATTGTCTGGCGCAGTTTGCCCAGTACATGAAGGGCAGGACGTTCCAGGCCATCAGAATTGTTGGCACCAATGCGCTGAGAAAAGCCAGGAACAGCGACGAATTTGTTCGACGCGCTGCAAACATTCTGCCTTATCCCATAGAAATCATTGCCGGGCGCGAAGAAGCGCGATTGATTTACCTGGGGGTTGCCCAGACCCAGGCGGATGATAATGATCGCAGGCTGGTAGTGGATATTGGCGGTGGCAGTACCGAGCTGATTGTTGGTGAGCGCTTTGAGCCCCGGCTGCTTGAGAGCTTGCACATGGGCTGCGTGACGTTCAATGACCGCTTTTTTTCCGGAGGTCATTTGTCGCCGGAACGTTTCCAGTCAGCTTATTATGCTGCCCGACTGGAGCTGTTGAATATAGAAAAAACCTATCGGGAACTTAGCTGGACAGACGCTGTGGGTTCTTCAGGGTCAGTTCGTACGGTCAGCAATATCCTGCAGGCGCAGGGCGAAGGGGATGTTATTACCCGTGAACGGCTGGATAAGCTGAAAAATGACCTGCTGGTCTTCAACCGCACAGACCGTATCCGCTTTCCCGGACTGAAACCTGAGCGGCAGACCATCTTTCCGGCGGGTCTGGCGATTCTGACCGCCTGCTTTGATGCCTTTGATATTGAGCAGATGCAGTATTCCGATGGTGCTCTGCGAGAAGGTGTGCTTTATGACATGCTGGGGCGGGACCGGCATGAAGATGTTCGTGGCCGGACGATTTCTGCCCTGATGAAGCGTTATCATGTGGACCAGGGTAATGCTGAGGCGGTTCGTCAACATGCGTTGTGCTGCTTCGATCAGGTGGCAGAGGAGTGGGGATTATGCCAGGGCGAAAGGGAGTTGCTGTCCTGGGCTGCCCTGGTGTGCGAAGCCGGGCTGGATATCTCTCATTCCCAGTATCATCGTCATGGTGCTTACCTGATCCATCACTCTGATTTGATGGGGTTCAGTAAGGAGCAACAGCGCAAGCTGGCTCTTCTGGTCAGAGGACACCGACGCACGATTCCCCGGACGTTGATTGAGAGTGATGATGAAGAAGGCAGACTGGTGAAGCTGACCATTCTGTTGCGAATCGCCATTGTTCTGAATCATATCAGGGGGACGGATAACGAATTTACCTACTCTCTGAAAGCGGGCGATAAAAAGCTGAATGTTTCTTTTCCTGACAAATGGCTGAAAGAACACCCGCTAACGGCAGCGGATTTTGAGCGGGAACGTATTGATCTGATTCGGGTTGGGTACTGGCTGGTGGTTGATTAA
- a CDS encoding TetR/AcrR family transcriptional regulator, producing MQSSASTIGHTGIKTSKVRQKNIQVILKAAEDEFVLSGFKGASIRDIANRAGLPKANVHYYFNSKMDLYSAVLSHIMELWEAVFSGLNPEDDPARALRQYINAKMQYCLAHSSASRIFSSEILHGGQHLKEHFRHFKDWINDKSRVIQAWIEQGKMDPVDPLHLLFTIWATTQYYVDYNPQVASVLGKKELGETDIQAATDHLCNLVIKGCGIKT from the coding sequence ATGCAATCTTCTGCATCCACCATTGGGCATACAGGAATAAAGACCAGCAAGGTTCGCCAGAAAAATATTCAGGTCATACTCAAAGCCGCTGAAGACGAATTTGTGCTCAGTGGCTTCAAGGGGGCTTCAATCCGTGACATTGCGAACCGGGCCGGGCTTCCTAAAGCCAATGTTCACTACTACTTCAACAGCAAAATGGACCTGTACAGTGCCGTACTCTCCCACATCATGGAGTTATGGGAAGCGGTTTTCAGTGGTCTGAACCCTGAGGATGACCCAGCCAGAGCATTACGACAATATATTAACGCCAAGATGCAATACTGCCTGGCTCACTCCAGCGCTTCCCGTATTTTCAGCAGTGAAATCCTTCACGGAGGTCAGCACCTTAAAGAGCACTTCAGACATTTTAAAGACTGGATCAACGACAAATCCAGAGTGATTCAAGCCTGGATTGAGCAAGGAAAAATGGATCCGGTTGACCCGTTGCACCTGCTGTTTACCATCTGGGCCACCACGCAATATTACGTGGACTACAACCCTCAGGTAGCCTCTGTCCTGGGCAAGAAAGAACTCGGCGAAACTGATATCCAGGCTGCAACCGATCATCTGTGCAACCTGGTTATCAAAGGCTGTGGTATTAAAACCTAG
- the trxA gene encoding thioredoxin TrxA, producing MSDIVNVTDASFEEDVLKADEPVLVDYWAEWCGPCKMIAPVLDEIAQDYDGKLKICKLNIDENEATPPKYGVRGIPTLMLFKGGNVEATKVGALSKSQLTAFLDSNL from the coding sequence ATGAGCGATATTGTCAATGTGACAGACGCTTCCTTCGAAGAGGACGTACTGAAGGCTGACGAACCGGTACTGGTCGACTACTGGGCAGAGTGGTGCGGCCCCTGCAAAATGATTGCTCCTGTTCTGGATGAAATTGCCCAGGACTACGACGGCAAGCTGAAGATCTGCAAACTGAACATCGACGAGAACGAAGCCACTCCACCCAAATACGGTGTGCGTGGTATCCCGACTCTGATGCTGTTCAAGGGCGGCAACGTTGAAGCGACCAAAGTCGGCGCGCTGTCTAAATCCCAGCTGACCGCATTTCTGGACAGCAATCTCTGA
- a CDS encoding Na/Pi cotransporter family protein produces the protein MLLIYGFWVSPEFKIIAAGVAIFLFGMVYLEQGFKVFTGGLLENILQKTTDSVWKSLSFGIVSTAILQSSSLVSVIVISFLSAGLIGLAAGVGIVFGANLGSTAGAWLVAVFGLKVKLSAYAMPMLVIGLVLKTQRAKNLNGFGFILLGIGFLFLGIHYMKEGFEAFKSTIDLAEYAMDGFAGLLVYTMIGMAATVIMQSTNATMVLTFSALAIGQLSYENALAVSIGSNVGTTITAILGAISANAEGKRLAVAHLAFNLITALLAIILIEPLINLVDHIAEYHGVASNNYTLKLAIFHTLFNILGIMTLLPFMGLMIKWLQSLFLDQSAGKPLNLASHNETEPEKALYLNPVTLSYPDTAMRAMTRECAHLYRNTLEIICYSIYLSGEKLRETDNLQELVKNWKREEQPWTIKDLYIRHIKGIYADIIQYSGALEGRLPKQQAQELFALKVACRDFVQAIKHVKHIYKNMGKYTDSENEQIREQYNQLRLCIASVLKLVDLLGVRRRYSHIREHTDQLKQELREQDKQTNTALNELIRSGQVDAYTASSLLNDSAHVHDACTNLIDGAVIMLTRDRQEYHDFDVTPEVTNS, from the coding sequence GTGCTGTTGATTTACGGGTTCTGGGTCAGCCCGGAGTTCAAAATTATTGCGGCTGGTGTCGCGATATTTCTGTTTGGCATGGTTTACCTTGAACAGGGCTTCAAGGTGTTCACTGGCGGGCTGCTGGAAAATATTCTGCAAAAAACCACTGACAGCGTATGGAAAAGTCTCAGCTTTGGTATTGTTTCAACCGCCATCCTGCAATCAAGCTCACTGGTTTCCGTTATCGTTATCTCATTTCTCAGTGCCGGACTGATCGGACTGGCCGCCGGCGTGGGTATTGTTTTCGGAGCCAACCTGGGCAGTACGGCAGGTGCCTGGCTGGTCGCCGTATTTGGTCTGAAAGTCAAGCTGTCCGCCTACGCCATGCCAATGCTGGTCATCGGGCTGGTGCTGAAAACTCAACGGGCAAAAAACCTTAATGGTTTTGGCTTTATTCTTCTTGGCATCGGCTTTCTGTTTCTGGGCATTCATTACATGAAAGAAGGTTTCGAAGCCTTTAAGAGCACCATAGACCTCGCCGAATACGCTATGGATGGGTTTGCCGGGTTGCTGGTTTATACCATGATCGGCATGGCGGCAACCGTCATCATGCAGTCAACCAATGCCACAATGGTACTCACCTTCTCAGCCCTGGCCATTGGTCAGCTCTCTTATGAAAACGCGCTGGCCGTCTCTATTGGTTCCAACGTAGGTACGACCATTACCGCTATTTTAGGGGCTATCAGTGCCAATGCCGAAGGCAAACGACTGGCCGTCGCCCACCTGGCCTTCAACCTGATCACTGCGCTACTGGCCATTATCCTGATTGAGCCCCTGATCAACCTGGTTGATCATATTGCTGAGTATCATGGTGTGGCCAGCAACAACTACACGCTCAAACTGGCCATTTTCCACACTCTGTTCAACATTCTGGGTATCATGACACTGCTGCCATTTATGGGGTTGATGATTAAATGGTTACAGTCGCTATTCCTCGATCAGTCCGCTGGAAAACCCCTTAACCTTGCCAGCCACAATGAAACTGAACCGGAAAAAGCACTTTACCTGAACCCGGTCACACTCAGTTATCCGGATACAGCCATGCGAGCTATGACCAGAGAGTGCGCGCACTTATACCGGAACACACTGGAAATCATCTGTTACAGCATCTATCTGTCCGGTGAAAAACTGCGCGAAACCGATAACCTGCAGGAGTTGGTGAAGAACTGGAAAAGAGAAGAACAGCCCTGGACCATCAAGGATCTGTATATCCGCCATATCAAAGGCATTTATGCCGATATTATCCAGTATTCCGGGGCGCTGGAAGGTCGTTTGCCAAAGCAACAGGCTCAGGAATTGTTTGCCCTGAAAGTGGCCTGCAGAGATTTTGTACAGGCCATCAAGCACGTAAAGCATATTTATAAAAATATGGGCAAGTACACCGATTCAGAAAATGAACAGATTCGGGAGCAGTACAACCAGCTCAGACTCTGCATAGCATCGGTTTTGAAACTGGTTGACCTGTTGGGTGTCAGACGTCGATACAGCCATATCCGGGAACATACCGACCAGTTAAAACAGGAGTTAAGAGAGCAGGACAAGCAAACCAATACAGCCCTTAATGAACTGATCCGTTCCGGCCAGGTCGATGCCTATACAGCCAGCTCTCTTCTGAACGACAGCGCTCACGTACATGACGCCTGCACCAACCTGATTGACGGTGCCGTCATTATGTTGACCAGAGACAGGCAGGAGTACCACGATTTTGATGTCACGCCAGAGGTCACGAATTCCTGA
- the parC gene encoding DNA topoisomerase IV subunit A: protein MEQTVIGDDGIERQSLRAYTESAYLNYSMYVILDRALPHIGDGLKPVQRRIVYAMSELGLKNTAKFKKSARTVGDVLGKFHPHGDSACYEAMVLMAQPFSYRYTLVDGQGNWGSPDDPKSFAAMRYTESRLTKYSDVLLGELGQGTVDWVPNFDGTLEEPSILPARLPNLLLNGTTGIAVGMATDVPPHNLSEVADACVHLLENPKATITELVEHIQGPDYPTDAEIITPREDILKMYEQGRGSIRMRAVYQKESGDIIITALPHQCSGARVLEQIAAQMQAKKLPMVADLRDESDHENPTRLVIVPKSGRIDAEGLMNHLFATTDLEKTYRVNMNMIGVNGRPQVKSLDRMLTEWLSWRTDTVRRRLQYRLDKVLARLHILEGLLVAFLNIDEVIDIIRSEDKPKEALMAKFGLSELQADAILEIKLRQLAKLEEMKIRAEQEELDNERKQLELILSSERRLKTLIKKEIIADKEKYGDERRSPIEQRQEARALSETDLMSSEPVTIILSEKGWVRCAKGHEVDPSTMNYKSGDKYRLSARGKSNQSSVFIDSTGRAYSIQTHSLPSARGQGEPLTGRVNPPSGATFEGLCVGDTSDCYLMASDAGYGFVVQHGDMVSKNKAGKALLTLPKNARVMSPVPVKGEEQLLAAITNEGRMLVFPLSELPKLGRGKGNKIISIAAARAAERVEILVALAVFGKDDSLVLRAGKRHVTLKPNDMEHYHGERGRRGNKLPRGFQKVDSIEVAGDSE, encoded by the coding sequence ATGGAACAAACCGTTATTGGCGACGACGGAATAGAACGCCAGTCATTGCGTGCCTATACAGAAAGTGCCTACCTGAATTATTCCATGTACGTCATTCTGGACCGGGCCCTGCCTCATATTGGCGACGGGCTTAAGCCGGTTCAGCGGCGTATTGTCTATGCGATGAGTGAACTGGGGCTGAAAAACACGGCCAAGTTCAAAAAGTCTGCCCGTACTGTGGGTGATGTACTGGGTAAGTTTCATCCCCATGGCGACAGTGCCTGTTACGAAGCCATGGTGCTGATGGCGCAGCCGTTTTCCTATCGTTATACGCTGGTGGACGGTCAGGGCAACTGGGGTTCGCCTGACGATCCTAAATCGTTTGCGGCGATGCGTTACACCGAGTCCCGCCTGACAAAGTACTCGGATGTTCTGCTGGGTGAGCTGGGACAGGGTACAGTCGACTGGGTGCCCAACTTTGATGGCACACTGGAAGAGCCTTCCATTCTGCCTGCCCGCCTGCCCAACCTGCTGCTGAACGGCACCACAGGTATTGCGGTTGGCATGGCTACTGATGTTCCTCCTCACAACCTGAGTGAAGTCGCTGATGCCTGTGTGCATCTGCTGGAAAATCCTAAGGCAACCATTACCGAGCTGGTTGAACATATTCAGGGGCCGGACTACCCGACAGACGCTGAAATCATCACGCCCCGTGAAGACATTCTCAAAATGTACGAACAGGGTCGTGGGTCTATCCGGATGCGCGCGGTGTATCAGAAGGAGTCCGGCGATATCATTATTACCGCCCTGCCCCATCAGTGTTCAGGTGCCAGGGTGCTGGAGCAGATTGCAGCCCAGATGCAGGCGAAAAAGCTGCCAATGGTGGCTGACCTGCGCGATGAGTCTGACCATGAAAACCCTACCCGCCTGGTGATTGTTCCCAAGTCCGGGCGCATTGATGCGGAAGGTCTGATGAATCACCTGTTCGCCACCACTGATCTGGAAAAGACCTACCGGGTCAATATGAATATGATTGGTGTGAACGGTCGCCCCCAGGTTAAATCCCTGGACCGTATGCTGACCGAATGGCTGTCGTGGCGGACTGATACGGTACGTCGTCGTTTACAGTACCGCCTTGATAAGGTGCTGGCACGTCTGCACATCCTGGAAGGCTTGCTGGTGGCGTTCCTGAATATCGATGAAGTGATCGATATTATCCGTAGTGAAGACAAACCCAAAGAAGCCCTGATGGCAAAATTTGGGCTGTCTGAGTTGCAGGCTGATGCCATTCTTGAGATCAAACTGCGTCAGCTGGCGAAGCTGGAAGAGATGAAAATCCGTGCCGAGCAGGAAGAACTGGATAATGAACGTAAGCAGCTGGAGCTGATATTAAGCTCCGAGCGTCGTTTGAAGACCCTGATCAAGAAAGAAATTATTGCGGATAAAGAGAAATATGGCGACGAACGTCGTTCACCCATTGAACAGCGCCAGGAAGCCAGGGCTTTGTCTGAGACCGACCTGATGAGTTCAGAGCCTGTTACCATCATTCTGTCGGAAAAAGGCTGGGTGCGCTGTGCCAAAGGGCATGAAGTCGATCCTTCCACCATGAACTATAAGTCAGGTGATAAATATCGACTGTCGGCACGGGGTAAGAGTAATCAGTCGTCTGTCTTTATCGATTCCACCGGGCGTGCCTATTCCATTCAAACCCATAGTCTGCCTTCTGCCCGAGGTCAGGGTGAACCGTTAACCGGGCGTGTTAACCCACCTTCCGGCGCAACCTTTGAAGGTTTATGCGTGGGAGATACCAGTGACTGTTACCTCATGGCTTCAGACGCCGGTTATGGCTTTGTGGTTCAGCATGGGGATATGGTCAGCAAGAATAAAGCCGGTAAGGCACTTCTTACCCTGCCAAAGAATGCCAGAGTGATGTCGCCTGTACCCGTAAAGGGTGAAGAACAGTTGCTGGCAGCCATTACCAATGAAGGCCGGATGCTGGTGTTCCCATTATCCGAGTTGCCGAAACTTGGTCGGGGCAAGGGTAACAAGATTATCAGTATTGCTGCGGCGAGGGCGGCTGAGCGGGTTGAAATTCTGGTCGCCCTGGCAGTCTTTGGTAAAGACGATTCGCTGGTGTTGCGCGCGGGTAAGCGTCATGTGACGTTAAAACCGAACGATATGGAACACTATCACGGTGAGCGTGGGCGTCGGGGTAATAAGTTGCCCAGAGGTTTCCAGAAAGTCGATAGCATTGAAGTGGCAGGTGACAGTGAATAG
- the rho gene encoding transcription termination factor Rho: MHLTELKKQSVPELLAKANEMGLDNLARSRKQDVIFSILKRHARSGEDIFGEGVLEILQDGFGFLRSADSSYLAGPDDIYVSPSQIRRFNLRTGDSISGKIRPPKEGERYFALLKVNEINFDQPENARNKILFENLTPLFPQDRLQMQMGNGSTEDLTGRIIDLVSPIGKGQRGLIVSPPKAGKTLMLQNIAANITRNNPECHLIVLLIDERPEEVTEMARSVRGEVVASTFDEPPSRHVQVAEMVLEKAKRLVEHKKDVVILLDSITRLARAYNTVIPSSGKVLTGGVDAHALERPKRFFGAARNIEEGGSLTIVATALVDTGSKMDEVIFEEFKGTGNMELNLDRRIAEKRVFPAIGINKSGTRREDLLTTEEELQRMWILRKILHPMDEIQAVEFLLDRMKHTKTNEEFFQAMKRK; encoded by the coding sequence ATGCATCTTACCGAACTGAAGAAACAATCTGTTCCTGAGCTTCTGGCAAAAGCCAATGAAATGGGCCTGGACAACCTCGCCCGTTCACGAAAGCAGGACGTAATATTCTCTATCCTCAAGCGCCATGCCCGCAGCGGGGAAGACATCTTTGGCGAAGGCGTTCTGGAAATTCTCCAGGACGGCTTTGGCTTCCTGCGTTCTGCCGACAGTTCCTACCTGGCAGGCCCTGATGATATTTACGTATCCCCAAGCCAGATTCGCCGTTTTAACCTGAGAACCGGCGACAGCATCTCGGGTAAAATTCGCCCGCCAAAAGAAGGCGAGCGTTATTTCGCGCTGCTGAAAGTTAACGAAATTAATTTCGATCAGCCTGAAAATGCCCGCAATAAAATTCTGTTTGAAAACCTGACACCACTGTTCCCGCAAGATCGCCTGCAGATGCAAATGGGTAACGGTTCGACGGAAGACCTGACCGGTCGGATTATTGACCTGGTCTCCCCAATCGGTAAAGGTCAGCGCGGTCTGATCGTATCCCCGCCAAAAGCCGGTAAAACCCTGATGCTGCAAAACATTGCAGCCAACATCACCCGTAACAACCCGGAATGTCACCTGATTGTGCTGCTCATCGACGAACGTCCGGAGGAAGTGACCGAGATGGCACGTTCCGTTCGTGGTGAAGTGGTCGCGTCCACGTTTGACGAGCCACCGTCACGTCACGTTCAGGTGGCTGAAATGGTACTGGAGAAGGCCAAGCGCCTGGTTGAGCACAAGAAAGACGTGGTCATTCTGCTCGACTCCATCACCCGTCTGGCACGAGCTTACAACACCGTCATTCCATCTTCCGGCAAGGTTCTGACCGGTGGTGTCGATGCCCATGCCCTGGAGCGTCCAAAGCGCTTTTTTGGTGCTGCCCGTAACATTGAAGAAGGCGGCAGCCTGACCATCGTAGCCACCGCCCTGGTGGATACCGGTTCCAAGATGGACGAAGTAATTTTCGAGGAATTCAAAGGTACCGGTAACATGGAACTGAACCTCGACCGTCGCATCGCTGAAAAGCGTGTGTTCCCGGCTATCGGTATCAATAAGTCCGGTACCCGCCGTGAAGACCTGCTGACCACAGAGGAAGAACTGCAGCGTATGTGGATTCTGCGTAAAATCCTGCACCCGATGGACGAAATTCAAGCCGTCGAATTCTTGCTGGATCGCATGAAGCACACCAAGACCAATGAAGAATTCTTCCAGGCCATGAAGCGCAAGTAA